In one Deltaproteobacteria bacterium genomic region, the following are encoded:
- a CDS encoding TetR/AcrR family transcriptional regulator encodes MTTHRDEEQRREQILAATARCVIRLGYHGATIDAIAREAGLSKGAVYWYFSDKEEVLVALSSAVWAANIATMRSLLARPGPFESFARELGERFIEITMGKDDLYRLFFEFWAMGDMSKALARTLYQNQRLMEAVVAERVQVAIDAGELRADLDPATVALSYIALFNGLAVRHAFDSKVDARRCWQQASSSLYRGVAAE; translated from the coding sequence ATGACGACCCACAGAGACGAAGAGCAACGCCGGGAACAGATACTCGCCGCCACCGCGCGGTGCGTGATTCGACTCGGCTATCACGGGGCCACGATCGACGCCATCGCCCGAGAGGCCGGGCTGAGCAAGGGGGCCGTCTACTGGTACTTCTCGGACAAAGAGGAGGTTCTCGTCGCTCTCTCGTCCGCCGTCTGGGCCGCGAATATCGCGACGATGCGGTCGCTCCTGGCACGTCCGGGTCCCTTCGAGAGCTTCGCTCGCGAGCTCGGCGAGCGCTTCATCGAGATCACAATGGGCAAGGACGACCTTTACCGCCTGTTCTTCGAGTTCTGGGCCATGGGAGACATGAGCAAGGCCCTGGCGCGAACGCTCTATCAGAATCAGCGGCTTATGGAGGCCGTGGTGGCGGAGCGCGTGCAGGTGGCCATTGATGCGGGCGAGCTGCGCGCGGACCTGGACCCGGCAACGGTGGCGCTGTCCTACATCGCTCTGTTCAACGGTCTGGCCGTTCGGCACGCCTTCGACTCGAAGGTGGACGCCCGACGCTGCTGGCAGCAGGCGTCGAGCAGTCTCTATCGCGGAGTTGCAGCGGAATGA
- a CDS encoding glutamine synthetase: protein MEPTTLRDFLEIPYDRLEEMNLEAKQARIDRVPAGQIQEQRMRYLSEEKRIKAVTVCFTDLEGRLHMLDYDKKFLLKSADNLTFDGSSIRGFSRQHESDLRLEVDWPAFYWLPADVFGSGKVLVFGEVRERDGSPYAADLRSMLKRYTEDLHKKDGSVCHVANEIEGFLFMGRDAERRYFEQGKFDFISTGGYYHSLPGDALRRFIDTAAELQRAMGFSNEKDHPEVAPSQFEMNYQYTEAVVAADQVQLYKLLCRQVAQRMEMTASFLPKPVTGVNGSGMHTNMSVTRGGRNLFYDKDGKHGLSAVGWDFIGRILESGNDLCLGLNASVNAYRRLDPHFEAPNQIKASAIDRGSMVRIPLGNERSARIEVRSIGPDANPYLAIYSLFKTGFEGPKPAVSAQDAAELPGRFLPDNIYDAMTNFKNSAFMRQLLGEGVHERYAALKLSSAERCPKALGSKVKRSEVMYHHEVTNQFLWAQF, encoded by the coding sequence ATGGAACCAACGACTCTACGCGACTTCCTCGAGATCCCTTACGACCGGCTCGAGGAGATGAACCTGGAAGCCAAGCAGGCCCGCATCGACCGGGTGCCGGCCGGGCAGATCCAGGAGCAGCGCATGCGCTACCTCTCCGAGGAGAAGCGCATCAAGGCGGTCACCGTGTGTTTCACCGACCTCGAAGGTCGGCTGCACATGCTGGACTACGACAAGAAGTTCCTGCTCAAGTCGGCCGACAACCTGACCTTCGACGGCTCCTCGATCCGCGGCTTCTCGCGGCAGCACGAGTCGGACCTGCGCCTCGAGGTGGACTGGCCCGCCTTCTACTGGCTCCCCGCCGACGTGTTCGGCTCGGGGAAGGTGCTCGTCTTCGGTGAGGTGCGGGAGCGGGACGGCTCGCCCTACGCCGCCGACCTGCGCTCCATGCTGAAGCGCTACACCGAGGACCTGCACAAGAAGGACGGCAGCGTCTGCCACGTGGCGAACGAGATCGAGGGCTTCCTCTTCATGGGGCGGGACGCCGAGCGCCGCTACTTCGAGCAGGGGAAGTTCGACTTCATCTCCACGGGCGGCTACTACCATTCGCTTCCGGGGGACGCGCTGCGTCGCTTCATCGACACCGCGGCGGAGTTGCAGCGCGCGATGGGCTTCTCGAACGAGAAGGACCACCCCGAGGTGGCGCCGTCGCAGTTCGAGATGAACTACCAGTACACCGAGGCGGTGGTGGCTGCCGATCAGGTGCAGCTCTACAAGCTGCTCTGCCGCCAGGTGGCCCAGCGCATGGAGATGACCGCCAGCTTCCTGCCGAAGCCCGTGACGGGGGTGAACGGCAGCGGCATGCACACCAACATGTCCGTCACGCGCGGGGGGCGGAACCTCTTCTACGACAAGGACGGCAAGCACGGGCTGTCGGCCGTGGGCTGGGACTTCATCGGGCGCATCCTCGAGAGCGGGAACGACCTGTGCCTCGGGCTGAACGCGTCGGTGAACGCCTATCGTCGGCTCGACCCGCACTTCGAGGCGCCCAACCAGATCAAGGCCTCGGCGATCGATCGCGGTTCGATGGTGCGCATCCCGCTCGGCAACGAGCGTTCGGCCCGCATCGAGGTGCGGTCCATCGGCCCGGACGCGAACCCGTACCTGGCGATCTACTCGCTCTTCAAGACCGGGTTCGAAGGACCGAAGCCGGCGGTGAGCGCGCAGGACGCGGCGGAGCTGCCCGGGCGGTTCCTGCCCGACAACATCTACGACGCGATGACCAACTTCAAGAACAGCGCCTTCATGCGGCAGCTCCTCGGCGAAGGCGTGCACGAGCGTTACGCGGCGCTGAAGCTGTCGTCGGCGGAGCGCTGCCCCAAGGCGCTCGGCAGCAAGGTCAAGCGCTCCGAGGTGATGTATCACCATGAGGTGACCAACCAGTTCCTCTGGGCCCAATTCTAG